gtagaggatttaaaattcgtggatgaacccgaacccgaaacgacgttggcataagaaatgccattgctgttacctaacttttccacggtaggggtatttctagcattgttcgagtgagacagcacgaacgtttgatttaaagatgcaggtacaacctgactttgagaaaatttcggtttggatttcggctgatgcttagcacgagaatccaaaaccttttttctgatggggcaatcccagaaatttgatttgtgatttccaccacaatttgcacatttaaattgggtgacttctttcacgggacaattgtccttgtcgtgagaagaatccccgcaaaccatgcattttggaaccatggcgcaatgatcagtaccgtgaccgaatgcctggcaacgccggcactgggtcagattctggccattgccgccatgtttcttaaaatgctcccactttacccgtacatggaaaaaaaaactgaactttgtccaaaagtttcaaattgttgatttcatttctgttgaaatgaatcagataaaattgtgaagtcaaaccaaagcgagaaatattcccgtttgattttttcttcattggtattacttgggatggggcaaagccaagcaacaccttaagttcgtttttgatctcatccaccgacaagtcgttggagagacctttcaggaccgccttgaatggacgagcattcttggtctcatacgtgtagaaattgtgtttgtggtttttcaaataaccaacaaaagtttggtgatcttgtaaagattccgtcaacaagcgacattctcctcttcgaccaagctggaacgaaaccttcaaattgcaagtttccttgcaattcttcagttgcgttcgaaagctgaccaaatcggagacggaagtcactacaattggcggagcctttactcgtttctcgacggcagaaggctcagtacgaggagaaggatccttgtcaacagtttcggataaaacaccgaaactgtttgccaatggaattggaggattgacctcactttcagaatcagaatcagacctcggatgaggctgttttctttttctgtttccgttagccgatttagcgttcaaacgcttcaccgacgtaacgaccaaatcttcagaagatttgcgtttacctttgttttgacgcattttgcaagcaaagttctcttaaaaagatggcttcgtttgtaaaatacaacaaaatttcaggtggggttagtcttgaaaagactgtttagaattttggaaagtaactcaggtagtctttaaaaagactgtgaattttgtttgaaataactctgaacttaggtagtaaaaaataccgcagctctagtgtccgttcaccacgaaggttcgcaagacactgtttGAGTAGCTCAGCCACGTGCGTTTTAACTACACTGCGTTGTTCTTGAAATCTTTCTGCTCGAAAATTCTCAGCAGGGATCTTGGCAGAGTTCATGACCCTTCTGTTTTCGCTTTGTGCTTTTCCTTCCATCCTCCTACTGTGTTTATTTATGTCTTAAACTACGTGCTCCTAGAAATATGACACTTGACTCGTGTCAACATGtgttaaccttcgggaagtcgcgctaGTGTACTTTGTGCACCAGATTTGGGAAACTTCGAAAAACCattgtttttcatgaaataatcaaGCCGTAGCCTTGATATATGCTCAAGATAAACCTTTTTACTAACGGAAACAAGTTGACCTAAGACATTGTGtagttaaaactatttttaatatattttttaaaatagtgtttttgggtTGGTGCACAAAGTACACCAGCGCGACTGCTcgtgtaagtattttttttggtgGAATGAATACCGGAAGTTACACATTGTTTTTATGAGTCTCAATCTGGATGAATTGACCCCAAAACTGTTGCATTGTATTCAGGGGGGCCTCTTATAACGACTCAATGCATATATGGGATCTGAGTGTGGTCCGGTGGCCcttggggatgttccgaagaggggacatttccgAAATTCCGGTCCGCtaggcatgatgggtgtcaaacttcataattttcaacggcaaagctcaatatgaacatttcaagtgtcagagatgatcttgtcaccatccggattaacccggtggcccTAAGGATGTTCCGAAGAGAGGACATTTCGGGAAATCCGGTCCACAAGCCATgttgggtgtcaaacttcataattttcaacggcaaaccttaatatgaacatttaaagtGTCAGAGATGATCTTGCCACCATCCAgattaacccggtggccccggggatgttccgaagaggggacatttccggaaatccggtccacaagccatgatgggtgtcaaacttaatCATTTTCAACAGCAAACCTCAATATGAACATGTACAGTGTCAGAGATGATCTTGCCACCATccggattaacccggtggccccggggttgttccgaagaggggacatttccggaaatccggtccacaggccatgatgggtgtcaaacttcataattttcaacggcaaatCTCAATATGAACATGTAAAGTGTCTTGCCATCATCCGGAAtaacccggtggccccggggatgttccgaagaggggacatttccggaaatccggtccgCAAGGCATAATGGGTGTCaatcttcataattttcaacggcaaacctcaatatgaacatttaaagtgtcagagatgatatgcatttttgtaaaatttccaaatatcaaaatcaaaatcaaagtgAACATCGTGatcagtacacagcaaaaaaaagttgaattttggaaagataaaaatttggttggttaaatataacctctttttgagtaatattacttgaAAATTTTTCCTGCAAATTggatatttttggaaatctcgattcccgggaaatttggtcgagactcccgggaattttgatacttataaatattgaagcaaaatattatatagCCAATCAGAAGCACTAGGTTACTTATATTGTATACAGATTATTGTTGTtgttaggagcggccgtgggtGACTGGTTATGGTGTTCACTTtgaaagcgaatggttctgggttcgatttccatctgctccgaacacacaaaacacaaaaatttgaaatgatgaatatgaacgaaaaatcaaagtcgctcgaagcgaggttcgatcccccgtcctttgaatTTGTAAGCAAAaagctaaccactaggccatgactaCTAGGTGAGCTTTGACTGGAAtttggaatactgttacagagagcgcgttgtggcgctataaccacggcaaatagtgtctatggtggtgtgtccccacgcttcttccttctcctgtcgattcagaattatGTTGATgttcaaactcaacccacttcaacgaatcatatctctgcgatacgactctacgcagtaggcctggccgcttttacgcttgtgatgtttcaatgcattctaatacaatggcgcactacaaatgttaataaatgacaagaagagagcaaagcgtaatctaacctaaggcactctccaggatcccttcgaaagattggctgcgttaGGGTttggttagattagattagatcagatACAGATTATTGTTGATTGTACGAGTGAGGACCGGTTGGACGGTCGGAAATGAAACACGAcggattaaaactaaaaactcctTCCTTTATTCGTCCGATCACGTAGCGTGTTTCCAAAAGACTCattgtttacacttttttagCGCGCGCTCAATCACGCGCCAACGAACTGTCAACCTGCCCAGGGGTGTTCATCATCAAAGGGGAGAGTGGGGTCGGTTGACCGGAACATACTCCCCCACCTTGAGGCAGCAATGCCTCAACCGATCTCCTAGGTAGACCCGGTACACCGACCGCATTGCTGTACTGGTGACGTCCGGCGAATTCGATAACAGCTTTCCCTTTTGCAATGGCGCCTCCGGCCGCGCTTGATTCCCGGAAGTAACCCATCCGAAGATGGCGTCTGCTCCCAAAATTAAGTCGATGGCTCCCGGTCGATGGTACGCCGGATCAGCAAGAGAACCCTTTAACTGCTTGTTCAAGAGTTTTGGATGCATCTCACACTGCTGTGTCGGTAGGGCTGTAGTAAGGTTCCCAACAACGTAGGCGCTTGTTTGTAGAACTGCTGCGTCTGAAAACCGCTTTGAAATCACGAGCTTCACCAATCCGTTTGCGGTTCCGGCTGCCCGATCGCCCATGCCAGTGACTTCAATCTTATCGTTCGATCGAGGGAGTCCGAGTTTGTTGTAACAAGTCTCCGAGATCAAGGATGCTTCGGAGCCGGAATCGATCAGGGTCCGCACTGGGAGAAGACTACCGTCGTTTTTGCGAATGCGGATAACTGCAGTAGGCAAAACGAGTGCTTTCCGCGGCACCTCCACAGGAATCTGTACATCCGTCGACCGTGGTGGTTGGGAGCTTGGATTCGGGATGGGCGTGATGAATTGCTTCTGCAGTTTTCTCTGTGGACATAACAGCGAATGATGCCGTTGCCCGCAGCCCACGGTGCGGCACACTGACTTTGAACTGCATCCCTTGGCCATGTGGGATGGCCCCAAACAGTTATAGCACAATCTCGCCTGCATCACTAGTTTCCGTTTGCATTTTATGTCCATCTTCTTGAACTCATCACATCGATAGACCGGATGTTCCTTAGAACATTTCGCGCACTTTTCTGCTGCTATCGCCAAGTGTAGCGACTGCACTGTCTTGTTGTTCACTGCTTGCATCTCTGTTTCCGTCTTTGTCACTTGAGGAGTCGCCTTCATCGAAAATGCCGCGCACGTCTCTAGGGCATCGCATCTGCTGTTCAAGAACTTCAGAAAGTCGTCCACAGAAGGGTTTTCCACATGAACAATCTGTTGTGCCCACAACAAGCGCGTCTCTTCGTCCAGTTTGTCCAGCAACAGATGGATGAGCCACGGATCCCGTGCGTTGAACTCATCTCCCAGAACGTTGAGTTGACGTAGCACCTCATCGGATGTTGTGACAAGCTTGCGAAGTCCGCCAGTAGATGCTGTGATGACTCCCGGTTGATCTACGAATTCCCGGACAAGGGAGAACactgtgaactttttcttgtcGTAGTAGTTCGTGAGCGCAGCCCAAGCCTCCTCGTAGTGGGCATCGGAGATAGGATACGAGTTGACCAGGAGCTTCGCGTACCCGTCGACATATGAAACTAGATATTTCATTTTCAGCGAAGCCTCCAAGTCGGTCCGGTTATGAATTGTCGTCACATAGATGTTCTTGAAGGAAATCCAATTCTTCCGTTCTCCGTTGAACATCGGCACGTTAATCGCCGGAAGTCGCACTTCCGGTACTTGATCCCCTGCTACGTGTGCCAATCGCTGGTTCTCCATCATCGCACGCTGAGTAATCATCAATAATCGCATCGCTTCGCGCAACTCACTGTAGTTTCCGTCAACCACCGTGCGGCCACATGCCGAAGAACCAGTTTCTTCTGGATTGTTGTCCGCGATGTACTTCTCCAAGAGGTTCCTCGCTGGATAATACGCCTGATTAAATTCCTCCCGGTGGTCATGCACTGAGGCAATGCTTTCAGGATTCTCCTGTTCCTGCTCAATGTTGTCCTGTGTCTGCCGGAACTTCCCGGCGAGCGCTTTGAGCTGTTCCAGCCGATCCGTCGCTTCGACGAAGGACGCCTTCCGTTCGCCAAGCACTTCGGCTGCCAGCAGCTCCCGTTTCACCAGCGCAAGTTGCGCGTTTCGGACCCGTTCCAGTTTATCCATGTTTACTGGTTCCAAAACTATCCGGACTAGAAGGACCAAATGTACGAGTGAGGACCGGTTGGACGGTCGGAAATGAAACACGAcggattaaaactaaaaactcctTCCTTTATTCGTCCGATCACGTAGCGTGTTTCCAAAAGACTCattgtttacacttttttagCGCGCGCTCAATCACGCGCCAACGAACTGTCAACCTGCCCAGGGGTGTTCATCATCAAAGGGGAGAGTGGGGTCGGTTGACCGGAACATTGATATTAATTCAGTTATTTCTGACTgatttaaccttcttggtcattcgctgccctatgCTATAAAGAGGAAAAATATTTAGCCATATTGATGTTCGATTGTATAAATGCTTCATTAATTTGGTGATTcagaaaaagtaaaataaaacttgttgaaaatgcCAATTACTGCAGatgaatcatatttaagattttttttactttcggattaaaattttctaacaaGTTTTTGTTTACAACGAGAAAGCAgaatttcaaacataaaaaaaaattcccgaaaaaagcaaaaatcaactctcgattcccgggaaacaAAATTCTCGACAATCATCACCTTCTAGATGTGTATCTTATATTGTCATCTGGTTTGGAACACCTGTGTTAGCCATATTGTGGAacagtatttttatatttttgatcagTTTAATTTAGAACAGACACAGATCATCAAATTTAGTctatcgatttccaaatttgaagcccaaaaactgctgtcccttttCTGATTCGTCGCAGGTGACGGTACGCAATTTAATTGTAGATATATCCACCTTTATTGTCAATGCATTGGTAATCACACCATTCCGATGagccaaaaataataaaaatcgaaGAAATATGAGAAtctagagttatttttttttatacattgaaaattcaatatttgctATTTTGATAACAATCTAGCATAATGTTACAAATTCACAACATACGTAAGAGTGATTTAATTAATGTTTTAtatcactttttagtttattgTCCTCATGAATACAGAATTGAAAAGCTTTTatcacattttaatttaaagagATAATGTTTTTCAACCATCATGCCTTGcggaccggatttccggaaatgtcctctcttcggaacatcccggggccaccgggttaatccggAAGGTGGCAAGATCATATGTGACactttaaatgttcatattgagatttgccgttgaaaattattaagtttgacacccattatGCCTTGCagaccggatttccggaaatgtcccctcttcggaacatccccggggccaccgggttaatccggATGGTGGCAAGATCATTTCTGACactttaaatgttcatattgagctttgccgttgaaaattatgaagtttgatacccattatgCCTTGcggaccggatttccggaaatgtcccctcttcggaacatccccggggccaccgggttaatccggATGGTGGCAAGATCATCTATGACactttaaatgttcatattgagatttgccgttgaaaattatgaagtttgacacccattatGCCTTGcggaccggatttccggaaatgtcccctcttcggaacatccccggggccaccgggttaatcTGGATGGTGGCAAGATTATCTCTGACACTTTACATGTTCATATTGAGctttgccgttgaaaattatgaagtttgacacccattatGCCTTGcggaccggatttccggaaatgtcccctcttcggaacatccccggggccaccgggttaatcTGGATGGTGGCAAGATCATCTCTGACACTTTACATGTTCATATTGAGctttgccgttgaaaattatgaagtttgacacccattatGCCTTGcggaccggatttccggaaatgtcccctcttcggaacatccccggggccaccgggttaatccggATGGTGGCAAGATCATCTATGACACTTTAAATGTTAATATTGAGATTTGCCGTTCAAagttatgaagtttgacacccatcatgccttgCGGACCGGAATATTGGAAATGTCctctcttcggaacatccccggggccccCGGTTTATTGCGGACGGTGGTTAGATATCTGATGACATTCTTGTTGGTGAAattaacaactttgtagaacattgtttcttCCTATTTGGAATTATAttcgatttattttaaaatttctgacaGGTGCACAAAGTACACCACGCGACTGctcttgtagtttttttttgcgcgacttcccgaaggttaatgAGTGCTTCTGAAGATGTTGTACTTCGTCTGATTGTAAAGACCAATGTACTTCTGACAAATTCTTCCCTGTTGGTCGAactaaaaatccaaatttatatTCTGATTAACTGAGGGTCGCTACACCGGCCTTCAAAAAGtgaataaatatcacttaagtgctcataacttttaatagggtagggtcagatcttcgatgtttttggcttacagtcatccctcatattaggaacagtttacaggtcggccaatgttcaaaaaatcatagcaaatcgatcattgaacttaatgattcgcttttaccttcatttgaaagcttttcttgcgatctttcgaatgctgtatcgaacaactgcaaattttaacttttagatcaagtttttgaaaaaaaaactttgacccttgaaatccacaaattcggaacacttttttcttacggatgtaaacaaactttagatctctccaggagtacatatttgtaacataataatgacttcacacactgaaaccaatgaaactcaagcttagtgatatTTTaaacatggtctgataactttttttgtgagaatatcagttaaattcaggtgttccacaattgtgggaagcacaataacatcccacaatcatggaacaggcaatttggaggcagtgttttgctgctcaaggtaaaatagtcttgaaatgaagttttttgttcaaaaagtactacttttaatAGAGAAATAtcaagaaaatgtccaaataaaggtcctaaaaatagtagggtcgagagaaaagctgcatttcgcatgctattgacaaattatcacaaaagtgttccgaatttgtgggtgttccgaatatgtgggatgactgtatgtgaaagggtctttcaaatacctattcaaaaatatataataagatgttttttctttttttttgaaattaaatgtgtctttattgaactttcttataataaatacatttcatttacattctaagagGTGTGgttaaatgctcttcatctttattgtatttttcgttttattattaactgttcacattcatttatttgcttcaaattgttttacatttttgcattgaatcgaatacatttgggtaaaaaagaaaaaaaatcactttaacaactaatcctaacttaaaactaaaaaaaataatcattgatcattgaattattcaaaatcactagaacgagtacgagcggatgattctgggttcgattcccatctgctccaaccttccatcggatgaggaagtaaaatgtcggtcccggccttggttgttaggccgttaagtcattccaggtgtaggagtcgtctccatgccataagtacaaacaacacaccaaaccaagcctactccggtggaatcgctggcggcggttggactctcaatccaaaggtcgtcagttcaaacactggggtggaaggttccttggagtaaaaagaggtttgggtgctctccccattcaagccttcggactcctaggttcgagcagaaacttgcaatagagaccacaaaagacccgggggtcgttaatgtggatggtttgattttttgagaacgagtaaactacgaactgtattttaagatgaatgctccaagcgttcttacttgttcttggcgagttttgcaaccacgcagtgttgttgtcatctcgatgaaaatgttcaaaggtTCTTGTGgagaaaacaggtcactactgccttcacccgttgatgctggttggttttccctcggttgctgactgaagcctggaggtgttgtattctctgcaactctttgccgctgattcaacggcagtggctgcagatttggaaccactcgaacagatcccgctccaggtgacgccaaagcaggaaaattcacgtccgtgtatgctggtggagttttgcgacgatttggttggtgcctcgtcgtcgcttgctgccgaatttttacaaactcagctcgttttgggcagcttcgattcttggtagaatggtcgccgccgcaattgaagcatttggcttcaatgttctcgttgattgtttcgcaagcttgagttttgtgctcacctccgcaggttgcacaacgactcttgatgaaacagttccttccaccatgtccaaactgcaaacagttcgaacactgcgtcacgtcacggtgcactggacaataacgttcccaagtcacgatgatgttgaaaattgcccgaactgcttttagctcagacggcgttgtcgatcctttctcgagatgaac
This is a stretch of genomic DNA from Culex pipiens pallens isolate TS chromosome 1, TS_CPP_V2, whole genome shotgun sequence. It encodes these proteins:
- the LOC120431782 gene encoding uncharacterized protein LOC120431782, giving the protein MDKLERVRNAQLALVKRELLAAEVLGERKASFVEATDRLEQLKALAGKFRQTQDNIEQEQENPESIASVHDHREEFNQAYYPARNLLEKYIADNNPEETGSSACGRTVVDGNYSELREAMRLLMITQRAMMENQRLAHVAGDQVPEVRLPAINVPMFNGERKNWISFKNIYVTTIHNRTDLEASLKMKYLVSYVDGYAKLLVNSYPISDAHYEEAWAALTNYYDKKKFTVFSLVREFVDQPGVITASTGGLRKLVTTSDEVLRQLNVLGDEFNARDPWLIHLLLDKLDEETRLLWAQQIVHVENPSVDDFLKFLNSRCDALETCAAFSMKATPQVTKTETEMQAVNNKTVQSLHLAIAAEKCAKCSKEHPVYRCDEFKKMDIKCKRKLVMQARLCYNCLGPSHMAKGCSSKSVCRTVGCGQRHHSLLCPQRKLQKQFITPIPNPSSQPPRSTDVQIPVEVPRKALVLPTAVIRIRKNDGSLLPVRTLIDSGSEASLISETCYNKLGLPRSNDKIEVTGMGDRAAGTANGLVKLVISKRFSDAAVLQTSAYVVGNLTTALPTQQCEMHPKLLNKQLKGSLADPAYHRPGAIDLILGADAIFGWVTSGNQARPEAPLQKGKLLSNSPDVTSTAMRSVYRVYLGDRLRHCCLKVGEYVPVNRPHSPL